In one window of Porites lutea chromosome 8, jaPorLute2.1, whole genome shotgun sequence DNA:
- the LOC140946219 gene encoding wings apart-like protein homolog → MPKYSTRTYGRNRSKESQISREFDEIQKSQNSNSTSTSENTFTRKLSRKSPWSRTSRVVELSVSNLAKEATVDGSKTNKRRKLDVIEEKDPFAFDEDDVTTQGSKKIVSQSNAITKQRITNQALTTEFTDKSTDDEAYSSSQEWSETSSQGGEKKFSSNYRKKPTGSPFKNFLKNNDKSLSPNKSNSLRRLSALPTSADFSEDSQDDEYADVPSVKQTSSWPQPKKEHSASAVRVKRTEKPLFTVVRNVKQVHECLESGEDQQFFDDVEYLLDGLKESRSISTRCLSALDFASHCSLTLFRVSLRAHGFSPKIFSSLQDAPSDKCLALCTSAITLMLSQDRQNADLDRFALELIIKLLAVDSNNQQSKILRDYNKYVTKVRTLLEKQGASDELLATVGDDINPASLACESLLSLTSQRTGEWFKEEIRLLQGLDHIMDIGVNTIDQLLTRYSDGKVQSEHVPISKLKKMTRCMKLLENVTIQNSSNQQYIISYEKGYFVSALVRLLQLCLNALNNGISQKKVKVKPDKAFEDCFFSILKVFLNLTHNFEAGSSCIGQQEGFLSSLLLTVLQLPQFVAESKMFDLHLLSLELLYNIVEDSKQNIATLVQLRTSPCLESQEVDNQGDKISAIEALVQLFLIREKAARNTDEMTSGLSTEEESSQDSLKQTKDGGWICGEDIDVSVDEGSKNDTEIQEEVLPLEVQLGKALQKAGEHMEDSVVAAYVSLLLGCILQDNEANQSFIRGLLPDGDFSLLVIVLRKFLRFIKLTSGTSGHAIEKIVKVLESCR, encoded by the exons ATGCCAAAATACAGCACAAGGACTTATGGCCGAAATCGCAGCAAAGAGTCGCAAATTTCCAGGGAATTTGATGAAATTCAGAAGAGCCAAAATTCGAATTCGACCTCTACTTCAGAAAACACTTTCACAAGAAAACTCAGCAGAAAGTCACCATGGTCGAGAACAAGTAGGGTCGTTGAACTAAGTGTTAGCAACTTGGCAAAGGAAGCAACTGTAGACggatcaaaaacaaacaaacgtagGAAATTAGACGTGATTGAGGAGAAAGACCCCTTCGCTTTTGACGAAGATGACGTGACGACCCAAGGCTCAAAGAAAATCGTATCTCAAAGTAACGCCATCACTAAACAACGAATCACAAACCAGGCATTAACAACAGAATTTACCGATAAAAGTACAGATGATGAAGCTTATAGTAGCTCACAGGAATGGAGTGAAACTTCCTCACAGGGCGgtgaaaaaaagttttccaGTAATTACAGGAAAAAGCCAACTGGT TCCCCTTTCAAGAATTTTCTAAAGAACAATGACAAGTCATTATCACCAAATAAAAGCAACTCTTTAAGGAGACTTTCAGCCTTG CCAACTAGTGCAGATTTTAGTGAGGACTCCCAAGATGATGAGTACGCTGATGTTCCAAGTGTCAAACAAACTTCATCATGGCCACAGCCAAAGAAAGAACACTCTGCGAGTGCAGTAAGAGTGAAAAGAACAGAGAAACCA CTTTTTACAGTTGTAAGAAATGTGAAACAAGTTCATGAGTGCTTGGAGTCTGGCGAGGATCAGCAG TTCTTTGATGATGTCGAGTACCTTCTGGATGGCCTCAAAGAGAGCCGATCAATATCAACACGTTGCCTTAGTGCACTGGACTTTGCATCACATTGTTCTCTAACATTGTTTAGAGTGAGTCTAAGAGCCCATGGATTTTCACCCAAGATTTTTTCATCCCTTCAAGATGCTCCCTCCGATAAG TGCCTTGCTCTTTGTACATCAGCTATAACTTTGATGTTATCTCAAGATCGTCAAAATGCTGACTTGGACAGATTTGCTCTTG AGCTGATAATTAAGTTACTGGCAGTTGACAGCAACAATCAACAGTCCAAGATACTGAGGGATTACAACAAATATGTTACTAAAGTCAG AACATTACTAGAAAAACAAGGTGCATCAGATGAATTACTGGCAACTGTGGGTGATGATATCAAT CCTGCATCTCTGGCTTGCGAGTCCTTGCTGTCATTGACGTCACAGAGAACAGGGGAGTGGTTCAAGGAAGAGATCCGACTTCTGCAAGGACTGGATCATATTATGGACATAG GTGTTAACACTATTGACCAGCTTCTAACAAGATACTCAGATGGCAAAGTACAGTCTGAGCATGTACCAATTTCTAAGCTGAAGAAGATGACAAGATGCATGAAACTACTTGAAAAC GTTACAATCCAGAACTCAAGTAATCAGCAATACATTATAAGTTACGAGAAAGGTTATTTTGTCTCTGCATTGGTCAG GTTATTACAACTATGTCTCAATGCCCTGAACAATGGCATCTCACAAAAGAAAGTCAAGGTGAAACCAGACAAAGCTTTTGAAGATTGCTTTTTCAGTATTCTGAAAGTTTTCTTGAATCTTACTCACAACTTTG AGGCAGGCAGCTCATGTATTGGACAGCAAGAAGGTTTCCTTTCTTCTCTTCTCTTGACTGTTTTACAG TTGCCACAGTTTGTTGCTGAGAGTAAAATGTTTGACCTGCACTTGCTG AGTTTGGAGCTCTTGTACAACATTGTTGAAGATAGTAAACAGAACATTGCCACCCTGGTGCAGCTACGTACCTCCCCCTGTCTTGAGAGTCAAGAGGTAGATAATCAGGGGGACAAGATCAGTGCTATTGAGGCTCTTGTGCAATTGTTCCTCATTAGAGAGAAAGCTGCTAGAAATACAGATGAGATGACGTCAGGTTTATCAACTGAAG AGGAGAGCAGTCAAGACTCCCTGAAACAGACCAAAGATGGGGGTTGGATTTGTGGAGAAGACATTGATGTTTCTGTAGACGAAGGAAGCAAAAACGACACTGAAATACAAGAAGAAGTGCTGCCACTTGAAGTGCAGCTTGGCAAAG cTCTACAAAAAGCTGGCGAGCACATGGAAGACAGCGTTGTGGCTGCATATGTCTCACTTCTCCTTGGTTGCATATTACAAGATAATGAG GCAAACCAAAGCTTTATCCGTGGTCTGTTGCCCGATGGAGATTTTTCCTTGCTTGTTattgttttaagaaaat